In Sodalis ligni, a single genomic region encodes these proteins:
- the anfK gene encoding Fe-only nitrogenase subunit beta: MSCELKAKDRAGVINPIFTCQPAGAQYVSIGIKDCIGIVHGGQGCVMFVRLLISQHLKESFEIASSSVHEDGAVFGALDRVEQAVDVLLMRYPHVKVIPIITTCSTEVIGDDVDGVVRKLNEELLQEKFPGREVYLIPIHTPSFVGSMVSGYDVAVRDFVKYFAKKTEPNGKLNVVTGWVNPGDVTALKHLLAEMQIDATVLFEIEDFDSPVMPSGNTVSHGNTTIEDLRGTANALGTIALNRYEGRKAADWLAEKFDIPTIIGPTPIGIRNTDTFLQNLKKLTGKPIPESLVRERGIAIDALTDLVHMFLADKRVAIYGNPDLVIGLAEFCLDLEMKPVLVLLGDDNAHYDTDPRVTALQEKVDFDMEIVTNADLWDLEKRITQDGLKLDLILGHSKGRFTAIDNQIPMVRVGFPTYDRAGSYRHPVVGYAGAIWLAEQIANALFTDMEYKKNKEWLLNVW, encoded by the coding sequence ATGTCGTGTGAATTAAAAGCCAAAGACCGTGCCGGTGTGATCAACCCGATATTCACCTGTCAACCGGCGGGAGCGCAGTATGTCAGCATCGGTATCAAGGATTGTATCGGTATCGTCCACGGCGGCCAGGGGTGCGTGATGTTTGTGCGCCTGCTGATTTCCCAGCATTTGAAGGAGAGTTTCGAAATCGCCTCCTCTTCGGTGCATGAGGACGGCGCGGTATTCGGCGCCCTGGATCGCGTTGAGCAGGCCGTAGATGTCCTGCTGATGCGTTATCCCCATGTGAAGGTCATCCCCATCATCACCACCTGCTCCACCGAAGTGATCGGCGATGATGTGGACGGGGTGGTGAGAAAGCTGAACGAGGAATTATTGCAGGAAAAATTCCCCGGACGTGAGGTTTACCTGATTCCGATCCATACGCCGAGCTTCGTCGGCAGCATGGTGAGCGGCTACGATGTGGCGGTGCGGGATTTTGTGAAATACTTCGCCAAGAAAACCGAACCCAACGGCAAGCTGAACGTGGTGACCGGCTGGGTAAACCCAGGGGATGTCACGGCGCTGAAACATCTGCTGGCGGAAATGCAGATCGACGCCACCGTGCTGTTTGAAATCGAAGATTTCGATTCACCGGTCATGCCCAGCGGAAATACCGTTTCCCACGGCAATACCACCATTGAGGATTTACGTGGAACCGCCAACGCGCTGGGAACCATCGCCCTCAATCGTTACGAAGGACGCAAGGCCGCCGATTGGCTGGCGGAAAAATTCGATATCCCGACCATTATCGGGCCCACGCCCATCGGCATCCGCAATACGGATACCTTTTTGCAGAACCTGAAAAAGCTTACCGGCAAACCGATTCCGGAATCGCTGGTACGGGAACGCGGCATCGCCATCGACGCACTGACGGATCTGGTGCATATGTTCCTGGCGGATAAGCGTGTCGCGATTTACGGTAATCCGGATTTGGTGATAGGTCTGGCGGAGTTCTGCCTGGATCTGGAAATGAAGCCGGTATTGGTCCTGCTTGGGGACGATAACGCCCATTACGACACCGATCCCCGCGTCACGGCACTGCAGGAAAAGGTCGATTTCGATATGGAAATAGTGACCAATGCGGATCTCTGGGATCTGGAAAAGCGCATCACGCAAGACGGCCTGAAACTGGATCTTATCCTCGGACATTCCAAAGGACGTTTCACCGCCATCGACAACCAGATCCCCATGGTGCGGGTGGGTTTCCCTACCTACGATCGGGCCGGATCCTACCGTCATCCGGTGGTGGGCTATGCCGGCGCCATCTGGCTGGCGGAGCAAATCGCCAACGCGCTGTTTACCGATATGGAATACAAGAAAAACAAGGAATGGCTGCTGAACGTTTGGTAA
- the dppA gene encoding dipeptide ABC transporter periplasmic-binding protein DppA: MTISLTKSGILKVGISLAALAVAASVQAKTLVYCSEGSPEGFNPQLFTSGTTFDASSVPIYNRLVDFKLGTTEVIPSLAEKWDISADGKTYTFHLRHGVKWQESKDFKPTRELNADDVVFSFTRMKDANAPYHKVSGGSYEYFDGMGMGDLISSVEKVDDYTVRFNLTRAEAPFLADLGMDFASIMSAEYGDVMMKAGTPEKIDLNPIGTGPFQLLQYQKDSRILYKAFENYWGTKPKIDRLVFSITPDASVRYAKLQKNECQVMPYPNPADIARMKQDKDITMLSQPGLNVGYLSFNVQKKPLDNLKVRQALTMAVNKSAIIDAVYQGAGQAAKNLIPPTMWSYNDAVQDYPYDPVKAKALLKDAGFPDGFSIDLWAMPVQRPYNPNARRMAELIQSDWAKIGVKAKIVSYEWGEYLKRAKAGEHQTVMMGWTGDNGDPDNFFATLFSCDAAKDGSNYSRWCYKPFEDVIQPARSTSDQAKRIELYKQAQVVMHDQAPALIIAHSTVYEPVRKEVKGYVVDPLGKHHFENVSLE; this comes from the coding sequence ATGACAATTTCCTTGACCAAATCAGGGATACTGAAGGTCGGCATTAGCCTGGCTGCTTTAGCTGTGGCTGCCAGCGTTCAGGCCAAAACCCTGGTGTATTGCTCAGAGGGTTCGCCTGAAGGGTTCAATCCGCAGCTGTTCACCTCCGGCACCACCTTTGACGCCAGTTCCGTTCCTATCTATAACCGCCTGGTGGATTTTAAACTCGGCACTACGGAAGTGATTCCGAGTCTGGCGGAAAAATGGGACATCAGCGCCGACGGTAAAACCTATACCTTCCATTTGCGTCACGGCGTCAAGTGGCAGGAAAGCAAGGATTTCAAACCGACGCGCGAACTTAACGCCGACGACGTCGTCTTCTCCTTTACGCGCATGAAAGATGCCAATGCCCCCTACCATAAAGTTTCCGGCGGCAGCTATGAATACTTTGACGGCATGGGCATGGGCGATTTGATAAGCAGCGTGGAAAAGGTCGACGATTATACCGTCCGCTTTAACCTGACCCGTGCAGAGGCGCCTTTCCTGGCCGATTTAGGCATGGACTTCGCTTCCATTATGTCCGCCGAATATGGGGATGTGATGATGAAAGCCGGCACGCCGGAAAAAATCGACCTGAACCCAATCGGCACCGGTCCGTTCCAACTGCTGCAGTACCAGAAGGATTCACGCATTCTGTATAAAGCGTTTGAAAACTACTGGGGCACCAAACCGAAAATCGATCGCCTGGTATTCTCCATTACCCCCGACGCGTCGGTACGTTACGCCAAACTGCAGAAAAACGAATGCCAGGTTATGCCGTACCCGAATCCGGCCGATATCGCCCGCATGAAGCAGGACAAAGATATCACCATGCTGTCCCAGCCGGGTCTGAACGTCGGTTATCTGTCGTTCAACGTACAAAAGAAACCGTTGGACAACCTGAAGGTCCGCCAGGCGCTGACCATGGCGGTGAATAAATCCGCCATCATCGACGCCGTTTACCAGGGCGCCGGCCAAGCGGCCAAGAACCTGATCCCGCCGACCATGTGGAGCTATAACGACGCGGTGCAGGATTATCCTTACGATCCGGTCAAGGCTAAAGCGCTGCTGAAAGATGCCGGTTTCCCCGATGGCTTCTCCATCGATTTATGGGCGATGCCGGTACAGCGTCCCTACAACCCGAATGCCCGTCGCATGGCGGAGCTGATTCAGTCCGACTGGGCGAAAATCGGCGTGAAAGCCAAGATTGTCAGCTATGAATGGGGCGAGTATCTTAAACGCGCCAAAGCCGGCGAGCATCAGACCGTTATGATGGGCTGGACCGGCGACAATGGGGATCCGGACAACTTCTTCGCCACCCTGTTCAGCTGCGATGCGGCTAAAGACGGCTCCAACTATTCAAGATGGTGCTACAAACCGTTTGAGGACGTGATCCAGCCGGCCCGCAGCACTTCCGATCAGGCAAAACGTATCGAGCTGTACAAGCAGGCTCAGGTGGTGATGCACGATCAGGCCCCTGCGTTAATCATTGCCCATTCAACGGTGTACGAACCGGTGCGTAAAGAAGTCAAAGGGTACGTGGTTGATCCGTTAGGTAAACATCATTTCGAGAACGTATCTTTAGAGTAA
- the anfG gene encoding Fe-only nitrogenase subunit delta: protein MASPLDNQIEQLVDYIMKNCLWQFHSRAWDREKQNEGILSIAEQLLCDEPVDLSTPAARCYWADAVVLVDAYKSHFSWLAAMSTAEIKQLIAALHERLNYLTITGSLNKELTDQRY, encoded by the coding sequence ATGGCAAGTCCGCTCGACAACCAGATTGAACAGCTGGTGGATTACATCATGAAAAATTGCCTGTGGCAGTTCCATTCCCGCGCCTGGGATCGGGAAAAGCAGAACGAGGGCATTTTATCCATCGCCGAACAGTTGCTGTGCGACGAACCGGTGGATTTGAGTACCCCGGCCGCACGGTGTTACTGGGCGGATGCCGTGGTGCTGGTGGATGCCTATAAGAGCCATTTTTCCTGGCTGGCCGCCATGTCAACGGCGGAGATCAAACAGCTCATCGCGGCACTGCATGAGCGTTTGAACTACCTGACGATTACCGGATCGTTGAATAAAGAACTCACCGATCAGCGCTATTAG
- a CDS encoding pyridoxamine 5'-phosphate oxidase family protein, which translates to MQSMTGVAPHGHPHGEMRRDDREITDAAEINEILNAAKVMYISLADNNIPFMVPVFYAWDGMSLYFHSARSGSKIDILKRNNAICFAVSIEQGVVEDEVICNFEAKHRTVIGLGNAVFIEDEQEKIAALNRIVARFSDKAWSFPQANLRSTLVLRIDVVSIKGKKHGF; encoded by the coding sequence ATGCAGTCGATGACAGGCGTTGCGCCCCATGGGCACCCTCATGGCGAAATGCGTCGGGATGATAGGGAGATAACCGATGCGGCGGAGATCAATGAAATCCTAAATGCCGCCAAAGTGATGTATATCTCCCTGGCGGATAACAACATTCCTTTTATGGTGCCGGTGTTTTACGCCTGGGACGGGATGTCCTTATATTTCCACTCGGCCCGCTCCGGCAGCAAGATAGATATCCTGAAAAGAAACAACGCCATCTGTTTTGCCGTTTCCATCGAGCAAGGGGTGGTGGAAGACGAGGTTATTTGTAATTTCGAGGCCAAACATCGCACGGTGATTGGCTTGGGTAACGCGGTATTTATTGAGGATGAACAGGAAAAAATCGCCGCCCTGAACCGCATCGTCGCCCGGTTCAGCGATAAAGCCTGGAGCTTTCCCCAGGCCAATCTGCGTTCCACCCTGGTATTGCGCATTGATGTGGTGTCCATAAAAGGTAAAAAACACGGTTTTTAA
- the anfO gene encoding Fe-only nitrogenase accessory protein AnfO gives MKIAVFVDTEGKTASLYQQGTIRVYESLPSGWQPVREIPFGLREDMGLAEIRAHILAMLADLDGCRHFVARAINGAMLSYFDGMGIVMWKLTGDPVGFLPRIQHIALDKTRQEQTAQGATAATFIKPGDAAGEYRLNLIDALKSDSALTSKQVLQPFLRRSDFTRLEIVCDHLPKWFDRELPALELTLAAEKKPDGRCYAVISRP, from the coding sequence ATGAAAATAGCGGTATTTGTCGATACCGAAGGCAAAACGGCGTCTTTGTATCAGCAGGGTACGATTCGGGTGTACGAATCCTTGCCGTCAGGCTGGCAACCGGTGCGGGAAATCCCCTTTGGCCTGAGGGAAGATATGGGACTGGCGGAAATCCGTGCCCACATCCTGGCAATGCTCGCCGACCTGGACGGCTGCCGTCATTTTGTCGCCCGCGCCATTAACGGCGCGATGCTGTCCTATTTTGACGGTATGGGCATTGTAATGTGGAAGCTGACAGGGGACCCGGTGGGTTTTTTACCGCGGATACAGCATATCGCCCTGGACAAAACCCGTCAGGAGCAGACCGCGCAGGGGGCGACAGCCGCCACGTTTATCAAACCCGGCGACGCGGCGGGGGAATATCGGCTCAACCTTATCGACGCCTTGAAGAGCGATAGCGCATTAACCTCCAAACAGGTTTTGCAGCCTTTTTTGCGCCGGTCGGATTTTACCCGGCTTGAGATCGTTTGCGATCATTTGCCCAAATGGTTCGACAGGGAATTACCGGCGCTGGAATTGACCCTGGCGGCGGAGAAAAAGCCGGACGGCCGTTGTTATGCCGTGATCAGCCGTCCCTGA
- a CDS encoding sigma 54-interacting transcriptional regulator has protein sequence MSTQTDLVKTGEQDRISVPRFNPAPGRPVHGRSRKPHSRHEVDHIIARSPAMKNIMAILARIAPTRTAVLLRGEPGTGKDVIARAIHNLSPNREGPFIKVCCDYLNNEQTLLELFGCDSGYSPGAARYPGDISLAAGGTLFISEIGHFSLALQKRLLRMLQDQLYRPLGSTETLPSDVRIICATEKNLEAMMVRGEFLPELYYRIHIATVNLPPLRDRKEDIPALAAYFFERYNRVNGLRLSITEAALAPLYVCHWPGNVRDLENCLEHAALLAADDVIRQLPCLAGRCFRQRLNQKISRQEEVPPAHESNDGVLAPAAAWRPVTPAGQGTLSPPAHDAALVDEDDPRNRLISALEKSGGVKAKAARLLNITPRQLYYALKKLQIEVKKF, from the coding sequence ATGAGTACACAGACCGATCTCGTTAAAACCGGCGAGCAGGACCGGATATCCGTCCCGCGATTCAATCCCGCCCCGGGCCGGCCGGTCCACGGCCGGTCCCGCAAGCCCCACTCCAGGCACGAGGTGGACCACATCATCGCACGCTCCCCCGCCATGAAAAATATCATGGCGATCCTCGCGCGCATAGCGCCGACCCGCACGGCGGTGCTGCTGCGCGGCGAGCCCGGCACCGGCAAGGACGTCATTGCCCGGGCGATACATAATCTGTCGCCGAACCGCGAAGGGCCTTTTATCAAAGTCTGCTGCGACTACCTTAATAATGAACAGACCCTGCTGGAGCTGTTCGGCTGCGATTCCGGCTATTCTCCCGGCGCCGCCCGCTACCCCGGCGATATCTCCCTGGCGGCGGGCGGCACGCTGTTTATCAGCGAAATCGGCCATTTTTCCCTGGCGTTGCAAAAAAGGCTGCTGCGAATGTTGCAGGACCAGCTCTATCGGCCCTTGGGGAGCACCGAAACCTTGCCAAGCGACGTGCGGATTATCTGCGCCACGGAAAAAAACCTGGAAGCAATGATGGTGCGGGGGGAATTTTTGCCGGAGCTCTATTACCGGATCCATATCGCCACCGTTAACCTGCCGCCGCTGCGGGACAGAAAAGAAGACATCCCCGCCCTGGCGGCCTATTTTTTTGAACGCTACAACCGGGTTAACGGCCTGCGGCTCTCCATCACCGAGGCGGCGTTGGCGCCGCTGTATGTATGCCACTGGCCCGGTAATGTCCGGGATCTGGAGAATTGCCTGGAACATGCCGCCCTGTTGGCCGCAGACGATGTAATCCGCCAACTGCCCTGCCTGGCGGGACGGTGCTTTCGCCAGCGGCTGAACCAGAAAATCAGCCGGCAGGAAGAGGTACCGCCGGCCCATGAAAGCAACGACGGCGTTCTTGCACCGGCGGCCGCCTGGCGGCCCGTAACCCCCGCAGGCCAAGGCACCCTATCCCCCCCGGCCCACGACGCCGCCTTAGTGGACGAGGACGACCCCCGTAACCGGTTAATCAGCGCGCTGGAAAAAAGCGGCGGCGTCAAAGCCAAAGCGGCCCGGTTGCTTAACATCACACCCCGCCAGCTCTATTACGCCCTCAAAAAACTGCAAATAGAAGTCAAGAAATTCTAG
- the dppB gene encoding dipeptide ABC transporter permease DppB: MLQFILRRLGLVIPTFIGITLLTFAFVHLIPGDPVLIMAGERGMSPAQHAQAMAQLGLDKPLYEQYIRYVVGILHGDLGISLKSRIPVWQEFVPRFKATLELGVCAMIFAVALGIPAGVLAAVKRGSLFDHTAVSISLAGYSMPIFWWGMMLIMLVSVHWNLTPVSGRVGDTVFLDDSLPLTGFMLIDTLIWGQPGDFIDALKHMILPAIVLGTIPLAVIVRMTRSAMLEVLSEDYIRTARAKGLSRMRVIIVHALRNALLPVVTVIGLQVGTLLAGAILTETIFSWPGLGRWLIEALQRRDYPVVQGGVLLVAILIIVVNLLVDVLYGVVNPRIRHKK; the protein is encoded by the coding sequence ATGTTGCAGTTCATACTCCGACGTTTGGGACTTGTGATCCCGACGTTTATTGGTATTACCTTGCTGACGTTTGCGTTTGTCCATCTGATCCCGGGCGATCCGGTGTTGATCATGGCCGGCGAACGGGGCATGTCGCCGGCGCAGCACGCCCAGGCGATGGCGCAATTGGGCCTGGACAAACCGCTCTATGAGCAATATATCCGTTATGTCGTCGGCATTCTGCACGGTGATCTGGGTATATCCCTTAAAAGCCGCATACCCGTCTGGCAAGAGTTTGTGCCGCGTTTCAAGGCAACCCTCGAACTGGGTGTTTGCGCAATGATTTTCGCCGTGGCGCTGGGTATTCCGGCCGGCGTGCTGGCTGCGGTAAAACGCGGCTCGCTGTTTGATCATACCGCGGTCAGTATCTCCCTGGCCGGCTATTCGATGCCCATCTTCTGGTGGGGCATGATGCTTATCATGCTGGTGTCGGTGCACTGGAATCTCACGCCGGTCTCCGGGCGGGTCGGGGATACGGTGTTCCTGGACGATTCGCTGCCCCTCACCGGATTTATGCTGATTGATACTCTGATCTGGGGGCAGCCCGGTGATTTTATCGACGCCCTTAAGCATATGATTCTGCCGGCCATCGTGCTCGGCACCATTCCACTGGCGGTGATCGTGCGCATGACCCGCTCGGCGATGCTGGAAGTGCTGAGCGAAGATTATATCCGTACCGCCCGGGCCAAGGGCCTAAGCCGTATGCGGGTCATTATCGTCCATGCGCTGCGCAATGCCCTGCTGCCGGTGGTCACGGTCATCGGTTTGCAGGTGGGTACCCTGCTGGCGGGGGCAATTCTCACCGAGACCATTTTTTCCTGGCCGGGATTGGGGCGGTGGTTGATTGAAGCCTTGCAGCGCCGGGATTATCCGGTGGTGCAGGGCGGTGTGTTATTGGTAGCGATCCTGATTATTGTGGTGAACCTGCTGGTGGACGTGCTGTACGGCGTGGTTAACCCGCGTATTCGCCACAAGAAATAG
- a CDS encoding sigma 54-interacting transcriptional regulator, with protein sequence MNQVVNPLTNHVATHSLLTESLSFSCHLGECRSELLPLLSEVSKVVSREGSLSKTLKLVLELMQKHLQVTRAMISLYDASCDQIFIHESFGLSREESEKGVYYPGEGITGKVVETRQPIIVPVIADEPLFLNRTGSWDRNLDSRLSFICVPIMRGMKVMGTIGVERLYNNRQLLHLDLEVLGIIATTIAQAVELHLLERAHKQVLQAQSARLNSELKEKFKPSNIIGNSKAMQSVYMMIDKVSHARTTVLILGESGVGKERVASAIHYNSSCAHGPFIKFNCASLPESVIESELFGHEKGAFTGAVARRAGRFEEAHGGTLFLDEVGELSPAVQAKLLRVIQERCFERLGSNESIKVNVRILAATHCDLTEMVEKGTFREDLFYRLNVFPITIPPLRERGNDILLLAEHFNAYFAKEQQVDVPTIATPALNLLLSYDWPGNVRELENLMERAVLLAEGGVIHSYNLPNGLQPAVLGELGGQSGLEARLSLMEYEIIVESLSRHQGNMSKAAAQLGLTRRMLGLRMAKYRLNYKDYRCGG encoded by the coding sequence ATGAATCAAGTCGTTAACCCACTGACAAATCACGTCGCCACCCACTCTTTATTGACGGAGTCATTGTCCTTTTCCTGCCACTTGGGTGAGTGCCGTTCCGAACTGCTGCCCTTGCTGTCGGAAGTGAGCAAAGTGGTCAGCCGCGAGGGATCGTTATCCAAGACATTAAAGCTGGTGCTGGAATTGATGCAAAAACACCTCCAGGTCACCCGCGCGATGATTTCCCTATACGACGCCAGCTGCGATCAGATTTTTATCCATGAAAGCTTCGGACTGTCCCGAGAAGAGAGCGAAAAAGGGGTCTATTACCCCGGCGAAGGCATTACCGGCAAAGTGGTGGAAACCAGACAGCCGATTATCGTGCCGGTTATCGCCGACGAGCCGTTATTTCTCAATCGTACCGGCAGTTGGGATAGAAACCTGGATAGCCGTCTTTCCTTTATCTGCGTGCCCATCATGCGCGGCATGAAAGTCATGGGCACCATCGGGGTAGAGCGCTTATACAATAACCGGCAACTGCTGCACCTCGATCTCGAAGTGCTGGGGATTATCGCCACCACCATCGCCCAGGCGGTGGAGCTTCATCTGCTGGAGCGGGCCCACAAACAAGTGTTGCAGGCGCAAAGCGCCCGGCTGAACAGCGAATTAAAGGAAAAGTTCAAGCCCTCGAATATTATCGGCAATTCCAAAGCCATGCAGTCTGTTTACATGATGATTGATAAGGTCAGCCATGCCCGCACCACGGTGCTGATTCTGGGTGAAAGCGGCGTGGGTAAAGAGCGGGTGGCCAGCGCCATTCACTACAACAGCAGCTGCGCCCACGGGCCCTTTATCAAATTCAACTGCGCCTCGCTGCCGGAAAGCGTGATTGAAAGCGAGCTGTTCGGCCATGAAAAAGGCGCCTTCACCGGTGCGGTGGCGCGCCGGGCCGGCCGCTTCGAAGAGGCCCATGGCGGCACCCTGTTCCTGGACGAAGTGGGTGAGCTCTCTCCGGCGGTACAGGCGAAACTGTTGCGGGTCATTCAGGAACGCTGTTTCGAACGGCTCGGCAGTAATGAATCCATCAAGGTGAATGTACGTATTCTGGCGGCCACCCATTGCGATTTGACCGAAATGGTGGAAAAAGGCACCTTCCGCGAAGATCTGTTTTATCGGCTGAACGTGTTTCCGATTACCATCCCGCCGCTGCGGGAACGGGGTAACGATATTCTGCTGCTCGCCGAGCATTTCAATGCCTATTTCGCCAAGGAGCAGCAGGTGGACGTCCCCACCATCGCCACGCCGGCGCTGAATTTGCTGCTGAGCTACGATTGGCCGGGCAATGTGCGGGAATTGGAAAACCTGATGGAGCGGGCGGTACTGCTGGCGGAGGGCGGCGTGATCCACAGCTACAACCTGCCTAACGGCCTGCAGCCCGCCGTGCTGGGTGAACTCGGCGGCCAGTCCGGCCTGGAAGCGCGGTTATCCCTGATGGAATACGAAATAATCGTCGAGTCCCTGTCGCGCCATCAAGGGAACATGTCCAAGGCAGCGGCGCAATTGGGCCTGACCCGGCGCATGCTCGGTTTGCGCATGGCAAAGTACCGGCTCAATTATAAAGATTACCGGTGCGGAGGTTAA
- a CDS encoding glutamine amidotransferase, with the protein MRNALAIYHVAFEDLGSLGGILTRSGFNITMADACALDWSEVDPLAYDLVIVLGGPIGVYEQEAYPFLVPEIELIRARLARQRPTLGICLGGQLMAAAAGARVYPGTAGKEIGWGALHAGGDISRLPALSGLLNRQVKVLHWHGDTFDLPAGAWHLAGSDRYANQAFALGDYALGFQCHLEVTAAGLESWDVGHAAELAGAGVSVPQLRETEPPLCAVAGAGCGGFLAVLAGWGLCLMIARGARLNPGIGMGAL; encoded by the coding sequence ATGCGTAATGCATTGGCCATTTACCACGTCGCTTTTGAGGACTTGGGATCCCTTGGGGGGATATTAACCCGGAGCGGGTTTAACATCACCATGGCCGACGCCTGCGCGCTGGACTGGTCCGAGGTGGACCCGCTGGCCTACGATCTGGTGATTGTCTTGGGCGGCCCTATCGGGGTGTATGAACAGGAGGCCTATCCTTTCCTGGTGCCTGAAATCGAACTGATACGCGCCAGGCTGGCGCGGCAGCGGCCGACGCTTGGGATATGCCTGGGAGGGCAGCTTATGGCGGCGGCGGCGGGCGCCAGGGTTTATCCCGGTACGGCGGGTAAGGAAATCGGCTGGGGGGCGCTGCATGCCGGTGGGGACATCTCGCGGCTGCCGGCGCTGTCCGGGCTGTTGAACCGGCAGGTGAAGGTGTTGCATTGGCATGGGGATACCTTTGATCTGCCGGCCGGGGCATGGCATTTGGCGGGCTCAGACAGGTATGCCAATCAGGCCTTTGCATTGGGTGACTATGCGTTGGGATTCCAGTGTCATTTGGAGGTGACCGCGGCGGGTTTGGAGTCGTGGGATGTGGGCCATGCCGCCGAGCTGGCCGGGGCGGGGGTGAGCGTGCCGCAATTGCGGGAGACAGAGCCGCCGCTATGCGCCGTTGCTGGCGCAGGCTGCGGGGGATTTTTGGCGGTCCTGGCTGGCTGGGGTCTTTGCTTGATGATTGCGCGCGGGGCGCGCTTGAACCCCGGTATCGGCATGGGTGCCCTTTAA
- the anfD gene encoding nitrogenase iron-iron protein, alpha chain, with translation MPHHEFDVSKCIPERKLHAVVKGAEEDLSSVLPLGYLNTIPGTLSERGCAYCGAKHVIGTPMKDVIHISHGPVGCTYDTWQTKRYISDNDNFQLKYTFATDMKEKHIVFGAEKVLKQNILEAFKAQPTIKRMTIYQTCASALIGDDIAAVAQEVMDEMPDVDIFVCNSPGFAGPSQSGGHHKINIAWINQKVGTVEPKITSDHVINYVGEYNIQGDQEVMVDYFKRMGIQVLSTFTGNGSYDDLRSMQGAHLNVLECARSAEYICNELRVRYGIPRLDIDGFGFGPLSDSLRKIGLFFGIEDRAQAIIDEETARWKPELDWYLARLKGKKVCLWPGGSKLWHWAHVIHEEMGVEVVSVYTKFGHQGDMEKGIARCESGAMAIDDPNELETLEAMYQLKPDVIFTGKRPGEVAKKIRVPYLNAHAYHNGPYKGYEGWVRFARDIYNAIYSPIHQLALLDISKDEIPTDNGFVTQKMLSSSMVSEEVSSSTTLRQYTGGFDSVTKLRERVYPAFARQTVNTEE, from the coding sequence ATGCCACATCATGAGTTTGACGTTAGCAAATGTATTCCTGAGCGGAAGCTGCATGCTGTCGTTAAAGGAGCTGAAGAAGATTTATCGTCGGTGCTCCCGTTGGGCTATCTGAATACCATTCCGGGAACACTGTCGGAACGCGGCTGCGCCTATTGCGGTGCCAAGCATGTGATTGGCACCCCGATGAAGGATGTTATCCATATCAGTCACGGGCCGGTGGGTTGTACTTACGATACCTGGCAGACCAAACGCTACATCAGCGATAACGATAATTTCCAGCTTAAATATACCTTTGCCACCGATATGAAAGAAAAACATATCGTGTTCGGCGCTGAAAAAGTGCTGAAGCAGAATATCCTGGAAGCGTTCAAGGCCCAGCCCACGATTAAGCGCATGACCATTTACCAAACCTGCGCCTCGGCGCTGATCGGCGACGACATCGCCGCGGTGGCCCAGGAAGTGATGGATGAAATGCCGGATGTGGATATCTTTGTCTGCAACTCGCCGGGTTTCGCCGGTCCAAGCCAGTCCGGCGGGCATCACAAAATCAATATCGCCTGGATCAACCAGAAAGTCGGCACGGTCGAACCGAAGATTACCAGCGATCATGTGATCAACTATGTGGGTGAATACAACATCCAGGGCGATCAGGAAGTGATGGTGGACTATTTCAAGCGCATGGGTATCCAGGTGCTGTCCACCTTTACCGGCAACGGTTCCTATGACGATTTGCGCTCCATGCAGGGCGCGCATCTGAATGTGCTGGAGTGCGCCCGCTCGGCGGAATATATCTGCAACGAATTACGGGTACGTTACGGCATCCCGCGTTTGGATATCGACGGTTTCGGTTTTGGACCGCTGTCGGATTCCCTGCGTAAGATCGGGCTGTTTTTCGGCATCGAAGATCGCGCCCAGGCCATTATCGATGAAGAAACCGCACGCTGGAAACCGGAACTTGATTGGTATCTGGCCCGCTTGAAAGGCAAAAAAGTCTGCTTATGGCCCGGCGGCTCCAAGCTGTGGCACTGGGCGCACGTTATCCATGAAGAGATGGGCGTGGAAGTGGTGTCGGTGTATACCAAATTCGGCCACCAAGGGGATATGGAAAAGGGTATCGCCCGCTGTGAATCCGGCGCGATGGCCATTGACGATCCCAACGAACTGGAAACCCTGGAAGCCATGTACCAGCTCAAGCCGGATGTGATTTTTACCGGCAAGCGGCCTGGTGAAGTGGCCAAGAAAATCCGGGTGCCTTACCTCAACGCCCATGCGTACCACAACGGGCCTTATAAAGGTTATGAAGGCTGGGTGCGGTTTGCCCGGGATATCTACAACGCCATTTATTCGCCGATCCATCAGCTCGCCCTGCTGGATATCAGCAAAGACGAGATCCCCACCGACAATGGCTTTGTGACCCAGAAGATGCTCTCCAGCTCCATGGTGAGTGAAGAGGTCAGTTCATCCACCACTTTGCGTCAATATACCGGCGGGTTCGACAGCGTGACGAAATTACGTGAACGTGTTTATCCCGCTTTCGCCAGACAGACTGTGAATACCGAGGAATAA